The Schistocerca americana isolate TAMUIC-IGC-003095 chromosome 5, iqSchAmer2.1, whole genome shotgun sequence genome includes a window with the following:
- the LOC124616341 gene encoding BCL-6 corepressor-like protein 1, translating to MPVPAPVSVSLTVPVSLSVAIPVPGPVLMPVPVPLSVSVLEFMLVPRSLHVALLVPVPVQLSTAVLVPALYLFMIRYLYCCASASVSACVHVNACICAYVCGSACASASVNGYPCDMPVPVEVPACGPVPIPVPVMLFVLVVLVNVLHLHQSLCLYPVLVSAPVSMPVLAPILIPATVTVPLLKPVLVLEPALAPSPHNIVWLHVEPAASCV from the exons ATGCCTGTGCCAGCACCTGTATCAGTGTCCCTGACTGTGCCTGTGAGTTTGTCTGTGGCTATTCCTGTTCCTGGGCCAGTGCTAATGCCTGTACCTGTACCTTTGTCTGTGTCTGTCCTGGAGTTCATGCTTGTGCCTCGGTCACTGCATGTGGCACTACTTGTGCCTGTGCCTGTGCAGTTGTCTACAGCTGTGCTGGTGCCTGCCCTTTACCTGTTCATGATCCGATACCTGTACTGCT GTGCTTCTGCCAGTGTCAGTGCTTGTGTCCACGTAAATGCTTGTATCTGTGCCTATGTTTGTGGCAGCGCCTGTGCCTCTGCCAGTGTCAATGGCTATCCATGTGATATGCCTGTGCCAGTGGAAGTGCCTGCATGTGGGCCAGTTCCTATTCCTGTACCAGTGATGTTGTTTGTAT TGGTTGTACTTGTCAATGTGCTGCACCTGCACCAGAGCCTGTGCCTGTACCCTGTGCTTGTATCTGCGCCAGTGTCTATGCCTGTGCTGGCGCCAATACTCATTCCAGCGACTGTTACAGTGCCATTGTTGAAGCCAGTGTTGGTTCTGGAGCCAGCGTTAGCACCTTCACCACATAACATAGTATGGTTGCATGTGGAGCCAGCTGCATCATGTGTGTGA